The proteins below come from a single Crossiella sp. CA-258035 genomic window:
- a CDS encoding roadblock/LC7 domain-containing protein, which produces MTESVQQPGSFGWLITDFVRRVPGVAHAVVVSADGLMLAGSEGLPRDRAEQLSAVSSGLVSLTAGAARCFEAGEVAQTVVEMERGYLFLMSISDGSCLSVLAAPNCDIGLVAYEMTLLVERVGQQLTPELRAQLHGVVRR; this is translated from the coding sequence GTGACCGAGTCAGTCCAACAGCCAGGCAGCTTCGGTTGGTTGATCACTGACTTCGTGCGCCGGGTGCCCGGTGTCGCCCACGCGGTCGTGGTCTCCGCCGACGGTCTGATGCTCGCGGGGTCGGAGGGCCTGCCCAGGGATCGCGCCGAACAGCTGTCGGCGGTCTCCTCCGGCCTGGTCAGCCTGACCGCGGGTGCGGCGCGGTGCTTCGAGGCGGGCGAGGTGGCCCAGACGGTGGTCGAGATGGAGCGGGGCTACCTGTTCCTGATGTCGATCAGCGACGGGTCCTGCCTGTCCGTGCTCGCGGCGCCGAACTGCGACATCGGCCTGGTGGCGTACGAGATGACCTTGCTCGTGGAGCGGGTCGGTCAGCAGCTCACCCCCGAACTGCGCGCCCAGCTGCACGGCGTGGTGCGCAGATAA
- a CDS encoding tripartite tricarboxylate transporter substrate-binding protein, with product MAAGALLMAAALVAGCGNGGNAAPGAPMEGLRLMVPAKAGGGWHQTAEAVRNVLQRDNLATGTEVFNVAGANGITGLNQLTGERNEKVLMVMGKVMVASVINSKSSKTLKNTTPLARLTSESMALVVPAKSPYTNLQDFLTGWKQDAKGTVVTGGVVADVDHILSGLIADEVGIDPKVVNFLPNQGGGGESVAKLLSGEAKAGISGVSEYAEQVKAGNLRALAVSGDKRSKLLPEVKTLKEQGVPISYVNWRGVVGTPDLAGSAKTDLVNMFSKLKESQAWQQMLRDKDWEDAFLAGPDFDSYIESESAAAKKVLTEIGLA from the coding sequence ATGGCGGCCGGCGCCCTGCTGATGGCCGCCGCACTGGTGGCCGGGTGCGGAAACGGTGGCAACGCGGCGCCCGGTGCGCCGATGGAGGGCTTGCGCCTGATGGTGCCTGCCAAGGCCGGTGGTGGCTGGCACCAGACCGCGGAGGCGGTGCGCAACGTGCTGCAACGCGACAACCTGGCCACCGGGACCGAGGTGTTCAACGTGGCCGGGGCCAACGGCATCACCGGGCTGAACCAGCTGACCGGCGAGCGCAACGAGAAGGTGCTCATGGTCATGGGCAAGGTCATGGTGGCCAGCGTGATCAACTCCAAGTCCAGCAAGACGCTCAAGAACACCACCCCACTGGCCCGGCTGACCAGCGAGAGCATGGCGCTGGTGGTCCCGGCCAAGTCCCCGTACACCAACCTGCAGGACTTCCTGACCGGCTGGAAGCAGGACGCCAAGGGCACCGTGGTCACCGGTGGTGTGGTGGCCGACGTGGACCACATCCTGTCCGGGCTGATCGCCGACGAGGTCGGCATCGACCCCAAGGTGGTCAACTTCCTGCCGAACCAGGGCGGCGGCGGCGAGTCGGTGGCCAAGCTGCTCTCCGGCGAGGCGAAGGCCGGCATCTCCGGCGTCTCCGAATACGCCGAACAGGTGAAAGCCGGGAACCTGCGCGCCCTCGCGGTGTCCGGCGACAAGCGGTCAAAGCTGCTGCCTGAGGTTAAAACGTTGAAGGAGCAAGGAGTGCCCATCTCCTACGTCAACTGGCGTGGCGTGGTCGGCACGCCGGACCTGGCGGGCAGCGCCAAGACCGACCTGGTGAACATGTTCAGCAAGCTCAAGGAGAGCCAGGCCTGGCAGCAGATGCTGCGGGACAAGGACTGGGAAGACGCTTTCCTGGCCGGCCCGGACTTCGACAGCTACATCGAGTCGGAGAGCGCGGCGGCGAAGAAGGTGCTCACCGAGATCGGTCTTGCCTAG
- a CDS encoding ATP/GTP-binding protein, which translates to MASAGSNPRNAPDTRRATTSAKIVVAGGFGVGKTTFVGSVSEIVPLTTEAVMTEASVGVDDLSATPNKVTTTVAMDFGRVSLDSDLILYLFGTPGQHRFWFMWDDLVRGAIGAVVLVDTRRLADAFASIDFFDDRQLPYVVAINCFDGTLHHRVEDVREALTIEESVPIITCDARSRESTKQALIHLVEHAMRQWMAVRAG; encoded by the coding sequence GTGGCCTCCGCAGGCTCTAATCCCCGCAACGCGCCGGACACCCGGCGGGCCACCACCTCGGCCAAGATCGTGGTGGCCGGCGGGTTCGGCGTCGGGAAGACGACGTTCGTCGGCTCGGTGTCCGAGATCGTGCCGCTGACCACCGAAGCGGTGATGACCGAGGCCAGTGTCGGGGTCGACGACCTCAGCGCCACGCCGAACAAGGTCACCACCACGGTGGCGATGGACTTCGGTCGTGTCTCGCTGGACAGCGACCTGATCCTCTACCTGTTCGGCACCCCCGGCCAGCACCGGTTCTGGTTCATGTGGGACGACCTGGTGCGCGGCGCCATCGGCGCGGTCGTGCTGGTGGACACCCGCAGGCTGGCCGACGCCTTCGCCTCGATCGACTTCTTCGACGACCGGCAGCTGCCCTACGTCGTGGCGATCAACTGCTTCGACGGGACGCTGCACCACCGCGTCGAGGACGTGCGCGAGGCCCTCACCATCGAGGAGTCGGTGCCGATCATCACCTGCGACGCCCGCAGCCGGGAGTCCACCAAGCAGGCGCTGATCCACCTGGTGGAGCACGCCATGCGCCAGTGGATGGCCGTCCGCGCGGGCTGA
- a CDS encoding ABC transporter substrate-binding protein, with the protein MANKTLRRSVAVVLSTAMVAVTASCSLFSGGGAGAKPVLEKTTLRVGFLPLVDVAPLFMAKEDGKFSAIGLNVDTISMNSEKEAMAALNNGTIDIAFASHVTFFKAAAEGAELQLQGEAYQAGTNTMALVTLKNSTFTALNRGNSRPTIGVDSTDSIGALTTKTVFKAAGVNEVKLEQVEFGKMESALLTGKVEAAWMVEPHLTRVQKQIGAVVLSDTARGGTLDFPMSGYAATRRAAEESPKTFAAFRQVLSEAQLLGTNHLKVQEVLIKYATLDPQTAALVAVGTFPVSINPVRLQRVADMMESNKLLNTRLDVLQLLPPSAPVN; encoded by the coding sequence ATGGCGAACAAGACACTGCGCCGCAGCGTGGCAGTGGTGCTGAGCACGGCAATGGTGGCGGTCACGGCGAGCTGCTCGCTCTTCAGCGGCGGCGGCGCCGGCGCCAAGCCGGTGCTGGAGAAGACCACCCTGCGAGTCGGCTTCCTGCCGCTGGTGGACGTGGCGCCGCTGTTCATGGCCAAGGAGGACGGCAAGTTCTCCGCCATCGGCCTCAACGTCGACACGATCAGCATGAACTCTGAAAAAGAGGCGATGGCGGCCCTGAACAACGGGACCATCGACATCGCCTTCGCCAGCCACGTGACCTTCTTCAAGGCCGCGGCCGAGGGCGCTGAGCTCCAGCTCCAGGGTGAGGCGTACCAGGCGGGCACCAACACGATGGCCCTGGTCACCCTGAAGAACTCCACCTTCACCGCGCTCAACCGCGGGAACTCCCGGCCGACCATCGGCGTGGACTCCACCGACAGCATCGGCGCGCTGACCACCAAGACCGTGTTCAAGGCGGCCGGGGTGAACGAGGTCAAGCTGGAGCAGGTCGAGTTCGGCAAGATGGAGTCCGCGCTGCTCACCGGCAAGGTCGAGGCGGCCTGGATGGTGGAGCCGCACCTGACCAGGGTGCAGAAGCAGATCGGCGCGGTCGTGCTCAGCGACACCGCCCGCGGCGGCACCCTGGACTTCCCGATGTCCGGCTACGCGGCCACCCGGCGCGCGGCCGAGGAGAGCCCGAAGACCTTCGCCGCCTTCCGCCAGGTGCTCAGCGAGGCCCAGCTGCTCGGCACCAACCACCTCAAGGTGCAGGAAGTGCTGATCAAGTACGCCACCCTGGACCCGCAGACCGCGGCCCTGGTGGCGGTGGGCACCTTCCCGGTGTCGATCAACCCGGTCCGGCTGCAGCGGGTCGCGGACATGATGGAGAGCAACAAGCTGCTCAACACCCGCCTGGACGTGCTCCAGCTGCTGCCGCCGTCGGCGCCGGTCAACTGA
- a CDS encoding nitrate- and nitrite sensing domain-containing protein, whose amino-acid sequence MPAATPDSTPVSTDKPSQARSAQEVGAARWRLRNWRLRSKLLAVLLIPTVVALVLGGVQVTNEIDQAGRLARLATQAQLQGSVATLVHQMQRERDLTVRYVASTDNEKEDQVGVLDRQRKRVIDATEVLRNQLNEVGPSLDDDTRRSYVTVVQQLERLNRLRQVAGVTAYPESEILRNYTESIGALLDLGEIAGTQANDPELIRLQLAAVALGRAKEQVSRKRAILLDILQQKKFEPTQTRQILAADAELEAARNDFRKSATPEQRRQYDDTVTGLIVDVANDMQEAVLQLAAQPQAPQAAAFGNLATDRWDMAATLTINLTQRVESSLIDQLKADTAAAAAAVRASATTRSILVLAALALAVFLAMLVAYSLLRPLRTLRRTALEVADRKLPEAVERILAAPDPTAAAKTAIEPVPVHTREEVGQVARSFDAVHGEAVRLAVEQALLRDNVNAMFVNLSRRSQALVERQLSLIDRLEQDEQDPDQLSSLFELDHLATRMRRNSENLLVLAGTDLTRRLTRPVPVAEVVGAAVSEVEQYARVQVTAVPDLAVMGRAVNDVVHLVAELLDNATAFSDPNTKVTVRTARTRKGELAIEISDRGVGMPEQEITDYNQRLADPPEVDVAVSRRMGLFVVGRLAQRHDIRVRLRNNEDIEGGTTALVVVPAELIQALGSPSAGRTSAGSLFTQSHTGSQPPVPSPYQQTAASVINTGEHQSLFTSTSAPAEQSQPSLPPVPPVAEPEQPAEVSGPVADSGDHPDLTVQVLTGRGEQDPAAPPELSAPRDIFQPVVPPAPQPEPVPEPEPEPVAEQTQAGRNPIVPRASVTPPAYGALNGTGERPKGVEYDLDAPTERLPIYEAVLSQWFQAVDSEPVGGAAPYLGSDRGDLGLGPVPPVKSSAAAQAARPEPKTEQVRRPEPRTEQVRAPEPPRPAEPQRPAEPPRPVEPQRAVEPERPAERSAPQPAVPVAKVEPEAEPAPQRRPAVERPAARLQDETVTARRPSTDWHSPGDEGWQQAEAVLSSAKALSQQTPSGLPKRVPKAHLVPGSAAPRQQTLPSKTPASGRSADNVRGRMSSFQQGLRRGRHARIDVLTNESAQGPNDDETRSNGQARNEEQP is encoded by the coding sequence ATGCCGGCAGCGACACCGGACTCCACACCGGTGAGCACGGACAAGCCATCGCAGGCCAGGTCCGCGCAGGAGGTGGGCGCGGCCCGCTGGCGCCTGCGCAACTGGCGCCTGCGCAGCAAGCTGCTCGCCGTACTCCTCATCCCCACGGTGGTCGCCCTTGTGCTGGGTGGCGTCCAGGTGACCAACGAGATCGACCAGGCCGGCCGGCTGGCCAGGCTGGCGACGCAGGCCCAGTTGCAGGGCAGCGTGGCCACGTTGGTGCACCAGATGCAGCGCGAGCGGGACCTCACGGTCCGCTACGTCGCCTCCACCGATAACGAGAAGGAAGACCAGGTCGGTGTGCTGGACCGCCAGCGCAAGCGCGTCATCGACGCCACCGAGGTGCTGCGCAACCAGCTCAACGAGGTCGGTCCCTCACTGGATGACGACACCAGGCGTTCCTACGTCACCGTCGTGCAGCAGCTGGAGCGGTTGAACCGGCTGCGCCAGGTGGCGGGCGTCACCGCGTACCCCGAGTCCGAGATCCTGCGCAACTACACCGAGTCCATCGGGGCCCTGCTGGACCTGGGTGAGATCGCGGGCACCCAGGCCAACGATCCGGAGCTGATCCGGCTGCAGCTGGCCGCGGTCGCCCTCGGCCGGGCCAAGGAGCAGGTCTCCCGCAAGCGCGCGATCCTGCTGGACATCCTGCAGCAGAAGAAGTTCGAGCCGACCCAGACCAGGCAGATCCTGGCCGCGGACGCCGAGCTGGAAGCCGCGCGCAACGACTTCCGCAAGTCGGCCACGCCGGAGCAGCGGCGGCAGTACGACGACACCGTCACCGGTCTGATCGTCGACGTGGCCAACGACATGCAGGAGGCCGTGCTCCAGCTGGCCGCCCAGCCGCAGGCCCCGCAGGCCGCGGCCTTCGGCAACCTGGCCACCGACCGCTGGGACATGGCCGCGACGCTGACCATCAACCTGACCCAGCGCGTCGAGAGCTCGCTGATCGACCAGCTCAAGGCGGACACCGCGGCCGCGGCGGCCGCCGTGCGCGCCTCGGCGACCACCCGCTCCATCCTGGTGCTGGCCGCGCTCGCGCTGGCCGTGTTCCTGGCCATGCTGGTGGCCTACTCGCTGCTGCGCCCGCTGCGCACCCTGCGCCGCACGGCGCTGGAGGTGGCCGACCGGAAGCTGCCGGAGGCGGTCGAGCGCATTCTGGCCGCGCCGGACCCGACCGCGGCGGCCAAGACCGCCATCGAGCCGGTGCCCGTGCACACCCGCGAGGAGGTCGGGCAGGTCGCCCGGTCCTTCGACGCGGTGCACGGCGAGGCGGTCCGGCTGGCGGTCGAGCAGGCGCTGCTGCGGGACAACGTCAACGCGATGTTCGTCAACCTCTCCCGCCGGTCCCAGGCGCTGGTCGAACGCCAGCTGAGCCTGATCGACCGGCTGGAGCAGGACGAGCAGGACCCGGACCAGCTCTCCAGCCTGTTCGAGCTGGACCACCTGGCCACCCGGATGCGCCGCAACTCGGAGAACCTGCTGGTCCTCGCGGGCACCGACCTCACCAGGCGGCTCACCCGCCCGGTGCCGGTGGCCGAGGTGGTCGGCGCCGCGGTCTCCGAGGTCGAGCAGTACGCCAGGGTGCAGGTCACCGCGGTGCCCGACCTGGCCGTGATGGGCCGCGCGGTCAACGACGTGGTGCACCTGGTGGCCGAGCTGCTGGACAACGCCACCGCGTTCTCCGACCCGAACACCAAGGTCACCGTGCGCACCGCGCGCACCCGCAAGGGCGAGCTGGCGATCGAGATCAGCGACCGCGGTGTGGGCATGCCCGAGCAGGAGATCACCGACTACAACCAGCGGCTGGCCGACCCGCCGGAGGTCGACGTCGCGGTCTCCAGGCGGATGGGCCTGTTCGTGGTCGGCCGGCTGGCCCAGCGGCACGACATCCGGGTCCGCCTGCGCAACAACGAGGACATCGAGGGCGGCACCACCGCGCTCGTGGTGGTCCCGGCCGAGCTGATCCAGGCGCTGGGCTCGCCGTCGGCGGGCCGGACCTCGGCGGGGTCGCTGTTCACCCAGTCGCACACCGGATCGCAGCCGCCGGTGCCCTCGCCCTACCAGCAGACCGCCGCCTCGGTGATCAACACCGGCGAGCACCAGTCGCTGTTCACCTCGACCTCCGCCCCGGCGGAGCAGAGCCAGCCGTCCCTGCCGCCGGTCCCGCCGGTGGCGGAGCCGGAGCAGCCCGCCGAGGTCAGCGGCCCGGTGGCGGACTCGGGCGACCACCCGGACCTGACCGTCCAGGTGCTCACCGGCCGGGGCGAGCAGGACCCGGCGGCTCCGCCGGAGCTGTCCGCGCCGAGGGACATCTTCCAGCCCGTGGTGCCGCCTGCGCCGCAGCCGGAGCCCGTCCCGGAGCCGGAGCCCGAACCGGTGGCCGAGCAGACCCAGGCCGGCCGCAACCCGATCGTGCCAAGGGCCTCGGTCACCCCGCCCGCCTACGGCGCGCTGAACGGGACCGGGGAGCGCCCCAAGGGCGTCGAGTACGACCTGGACGCCCCCACCGAGCGGCTGCCGATCTACGAGGCGGTGCTCTCGCAGTGGTTCCAGGCCGTGGACAGCGAGCCGGTCGGCGGGGCCGCGCCCTACCTCGGCTCCGACCGCGGCGACCTGGGCCTCGGCCCGGTCCCGCCGGTGAAGTCCTCGGCCGCTGCCCAGGCGGCCCGGCCGGAGCCGAAGACCGAGCAGGTCCGGCGACCCGAGCCCAGGACCGAGCAGGTCAGGGCGCCCGAGCCGCCGCGCCCGGCAGAGCCCCAGCGGCCTGCCGAGCCGCCGCGGCCGGTGGAGCCGCAGCGCGCGGTCGAGCCGGAACGCCCGGCCGAGCGCTCCGCGCCGCAGCCCGCGGTGCCGGTGGCCAAGGTGGAGCCGGAGGCAGAACCGGCCCCGCAGCGGCGCCCGGCGGTTGAACGTCCGGCCGCGCGCCTCCAGGATGAGACGGTGACCGCACGCCGCCCGAGCACCGACTGGCATTCGCCAGGCGATGAGGGCTGGCAGCAGGCCGAGGCCGTGCTGAGCAGTGCCAAGGCGCTGTCCCAGCAGACCCCGTCCGGACTGCCCAAGCGGGTGCCGAAGGCGCACCTGGTGCCGGGCTCGGCGGCACCCCGTCAGCAGACGCTGCCGTCGAAGACTCCGGCGTCCGGTCGCTCCGCGGACAATGTTCGTGGGAGGATGTCAAGTTTCCAGCAGGGTCTGCGCCGGGGAAGGCACGCCAGGATCGATGTCCTGACGAACGAGTCGGCTCAGGGACCGAACGACGACGAGACCCGCTCCAACGGGCAGGCGAGGAACGAGGAGCAGCCGTGA
- a CDS encoding DUF742 domain-containing protein gives MTTGSGFTGDRFDYKEWALGGFGYNEPDDDGELRAEHPDTLSPRGGLDGMGSGLFGGPGADLFGGGMVEDSPIPQQAAPGAASAEPDPFTETGSLVRPYTRTGGRTRPDYDLAIEALVSTSDHGRDAAVLPEHRSICGLCLDARSVAEVAAHLRLPLGVVRVLIGDMAGLGLVTIHQGGLVMGDRPSLAFLERVLSGLRRL, from the coding sequence ATGACCACAGGTTCAGGCTTCACTGGCGACCGGTTCGACTACAAGGAGTGGGCGCTGGGCGGCTTCGGATACAACGAGCCGGACGACGACGGCGAACTCCGGGCGGAGCACCCGGACACGCTGTCGCCGCGCGGCGGGCTGGACGGGATGGGCTCAGGGCTGTTCGGCGGCCCTGGCGCGGACCTGTTCGGCGGCGGGATGGTCGAGGACTCCCCCATCCCCCAGCAGGCCGCGCCGGGGGCCGCCTCGGCCGAGCCGGACCCCTTCACCGAGACCGGTTCGCTGGTGCGCCCCTACACCCGGACCGGCGGGCGTACCCGCCCCGACTACGACCTGGCCATCGAGGCGCTGGTGTCCACCAGCGACCACGGCCGGGACGCCGCGGTGCTGCCCGAACACCGCTCGATCTGCGGGCTCTGCCTGGACGCCCGCTCGGTCGCCGAGGTCGCCGCACACCTGCGGCTGCCGCTGGGGGTCGTGCGGGTGCTCATCGGCGACATGGCGGGGCTCGGGCTTGTCACGATTCACCAGGGCGGTTTGGTAATGGGGGACCGGCCGTCGCTTGCGTTCCTGGAAAGGGTGCTCAGTGGCCTCCGCAGGCTCTAA
- a CDS encoding helicase-associated domain-containing protein: MSGPSLAAWLRAQDETRLAALLRARPDLATPSPGDTSVLATRAGIRASIARACEDLDSFTLTVLEALLLAGADTAPRPLAEVSALLGKGVPVKATRAAVELLRSRALAWGPDTALSVPPAATEAVTLFPAGLGRPDPRLDGADLPALLAGLDETERKLLETLADGQPTGRTRDAGTVVPLEKARNPVQKLLARGLLLRRDAETVELPRQVGLALRGNRAFRAVEVTEPALDTGAHNQATVDATAAGAAMELLRQVEGLIGFWSEEPPPVLRSGGLGVRELRRLAKEIDVEERRAGLLAELVVGAGLAADSEAGEPEWVPTTLADTWLVGTPEQRWATLAQAWLDLPRLPGLYGRRDEKDRPLGVLTEDLRRPLAPRERRRVLDVLADLPPGATVKDVRQLAAVLAWRAPRRGGRLRDDLVEWTVAEGTVLGVLALDALSGPGRTLLTEGPTAAAKTMADAMPAPVDHVLVQADLTVVAPGPLEADLAADIALVADVESAGGATVYRVTEATARRALDSGRTAADLHELFRTRSRTPVPQSLTYLIDDVARRHGRLRGGAAGSFLRCDDPVLVAEVLASAEADRLALRRIAPTVLVSPMSLAEVLDGLRAAGFAPAAEGPDGQVLDLRPAGRRITARIRHNRRPVVPGGPSEEQLLAVVAQMKAGDAAAATPRGATISPTDSATTLALLRGAAEAGRSVWLGFVDNHGVASQRVVNPVSVAGGMLEGFDQAHGTLRRFPVHRITSVAVVEDA, from the coding sequence ATGTCCGGTCCTTCACTCGCCGCGTGGCTGCGCGCGCAGGACGAGACGAGGCTCGCCGCTCTGCTGCGCGCCCGCCCCGACCTGGCCACCCCCTCCCCCGGCGACACCAGCGTGCTGGCCACCAGAGCCGGCATCCGCGCCTCCATCGCCAGGGCCTGCGAGGACCTGGACTCCTTCACCCTGACCGTGCTGGAAGCCCTGCTGCTGGCCGGGGCGGACACCGCGCCGCGGCCGCTGGCCGAGGTCTCCGCGCTGCTCGGCAAGGGTGTGCCGGTCAAGGCGACCAGGGCCGCGGTGGAGCTGCTGCGCTCCCGCGCGCTGGCCTGGGGGCCGGACACCGCGCTGTCCGTGCCGCCCGCGGCCACCGAGGCGGTGACCCTGTTCCCGGCCGGGCTGGGCAGGCCGGACCCCCGGCTGGACGGGGCGGACCTGCCCGCGCTGCTGGCCGGACTGGACGAGACCGAGCGCAAGCTGCTGGAGACGCTGGCCGACGGCCAGCCCACCGGGCGGACCAGGGACGCGGGCACGGTGGTGCCGCTGGAGAAGGCGCGCAACCCGGTGCAGAAGCTGCTCGCCCGCGGCCTGCTGCTGCGCCGGGACGCCGAGACCGTGGAGCTGCCCAGGCAGGTCGGGCTCGCGCTGCGCGGCAACCGGGCGTTCCGGGCCGTGGAGGTGACCGAGCCCGCGCTGGACACCGGCGCGCACAACCAGGCCACCGTGGACGCCACCGCGGCCGGGGCGGCGATGGAGCTGCTGCGCCAGGTGGAGGGGCTGATCGGGTTCTGGAGCGAGGAGCCGCCGCCGGTGCTGCGCTCCGGCGGGCTCGGCGTGCGGGAGCTGCGCAGGCTGGCCAAGGAGATCGACGTCGAGGAGCGCAGGGCCGGGCTGCTGGCTGAGCTGGTGGTCGGCGCGGGCCTGGCGGCCGACAGCGAGGCGGGCGAGCCGGAGTGGGTGCCCACCACGCTGGCCGACACCTGGCTGGTCGGCACCCCCGAGCAGCGCTGGGCCACCCTGGCGCAGGCCTGGCTGGACCTGCCCCGGCTGCCCGGCCTCTACGGCCGCCGGGACGAGAAGGACCGGCCGCTGGGCGTGCTCACCGAGGACCTGCGCCGCCCGCTGGCGCCCCGGGAGCGGCGGCGGGTGCTGGACGTGCTGGCCGACCTGCCGCCGGGCGCCACGGTCAAGGACGTGCGGCAGCTGGCCGCGGTGCTGGCCTGGCGGGCGCCCCGGCGCGGCGGCAGGCTGCGCGACGACCTGGTCGAGTGGACGGTGGCCGAGGGCACCGTGCTCGGCGTGCTCGCGCTGGACGCGCTGAGCGGGCCGGGCCGCACCCTGCTGACCGAGGGGCCGACCGCGGCCGCCAAGACCATGGCCGACGCGATGCCCGCGCCGGTGGACCACGTGCTGGTGCAGGCCGACCTGACCGTGGTCGCGCCCGGCCCGCTGGAGGCCGACCTGGCCGCCGACATCGCGCTGGTCGCCGACGTGGAGTCCGCGGGCGGGGCGACGGTCTACCGGGTCACCGAGGCCACCGCGCGCCGCGCGCTGGACTCCGGGCGCACCGCGGCCGACCTGCACGAGCTGTTCCGGACCCGCTCGCGCACCCCGGTGCCGCAGTCGCTGACCTACCTGATCGACGACGTGGCCCGGCGGCACGGGCGGCTGCGCGGCGGCGCGGCCGGGTCCTTCCTGCGCTGCGACGACCCGGTGCTGGTGGCCGAGGTGCTGGCCAGCGCGGAGGCCGACCGGCTGGCGCTGCGCCGGATCGCGCCCACCGTGCTGGTCAGCCCGATGAGCCTGGCCGAGGTGCTGGACGGCCTGCGCGCCGCCGGGTTCGCCCCGGCCGCCGAGGGACCGGACGGGCAGGTGCTCGACCTGCGCCCGGCCGGCCGCCGGATCACCGCCCGGATCAGGCACAACCGCCGTCCGGTGGTGCCCGGCGGGCCGAGCGAGGAACAGCTGCTCGCGGTGGTCGCGCAGATGAAAGCGGGGGACGCTGCGGCGGCCACACCGAGGGGTGCCACAATCTCCCCGACGGACAGCGCGACCACCCTGGCCCTGCTGCGCGGGGCCGCCGAGGCGGGCCGCAGCGTCTGGCTCGGCTTCGTGGACAACCACGGGGTGGCCAGCCAGCGGGTGGTGAACCCGGTGAGCGTGGCCGGCGGCATGCTCGAGGGGTTCGACCAGGCACACGGAACCCTGCGCCGGTTCCCGGTGCACCGGATCACCTCGGTGGCCGTAGTTGAGGACGCCTGA
- a CDS encoding tripartite tricarboxylate transporter permease: MQGFAAAVTVENLLFALGGVLLGTLVGVLPGIGPAMTVALLLPITYSVPPAAALIMFAGVLYGGMYGGSTTSILLNTPGESASVITALEGNKMARAGRGAQALATAALGSFVAGTIGTVLLALLAPQVADWAVHLTSADYFALTVLAFCTVATMLGGSAIRGFASLALGLVLGLVGLDPMSSQERFTLGIGELVNGVDLVIAAVGLFAVGEALYTAARLRHGAPEVIPVNRVWWLPKEDLKRSWKPWLRGAALGFPLGAVPAGGPVISTFLSYAVEKKLAKKPEEFGKGAIEGVAGPEAANNAGAAGMLVPLLTLGLPTSATAAVMLAAFGSYSIEPGPLLFQSQPLLVWTLIASLYLGNVMLLVLNLPLVGIWVKILRIPRPYLYAGILVCASLGAYAGSQQYSGLLVLLALGVLGLAMRRYGWPVLPAILGLVLGPIAEENLRKALQVSQGDPATLLASPFAKIVLGLALLSMLAPLLLRGLKALRARPAGVS; this comes from the coding sequence ATGCAGGGGTTCGCGGCCGCGGTCACCGTGGAGAACCTGCTGTTCGCCCTGGGGGGCGTGCTACTGGGGACGCTGGTCGGGGTGTTGCCGGGCATCGGTCCGGCGATGACCGTCGCCCTGCTGCTGCCGATCACCTACTCGGTGCCACCCGCGGCCGCGCTGATCATGTTCGCCGGGGTGCTCTACGGCGGGATGTACGGCGGTTCCACCACCTCCATCCTGCTCAACACCCCTGGCGAGTCGGCGTCGGTGATCACCGCGCTGGAGGGCAACAAGATGGCCCGGGCGGGCCGGGGGGCACAGGCGCTGGCCACTGCCGCCCTCGGCTCGTTCGTGGCCGGCACCATCGGCACCGTGCTGCTGGCCCTGCTCGCCCCGCAGGTCGCGGACTGGGCGGTGCACCTGACCTCGGCGGACTACTTCGCGCTGACCGTGCTGGCCTTCTGCACGGTGGCCACCATGCTCGGCGGCAGCGCGATCCGCGGCTTCGCCAGCCTGGCCCTCGGCCTGGTGCTGGGCCTGGTCGGCCTGGACCCGATGTCCAGCCAGGAGCGCTTCACCCTCGGCATCGGTGAACTGGTCAACGGCGTCGACCTGGTGATCGCCGCGGTCGGCCTGTTCGCCGTCGGGGAGGCCCTCTACACCGCCGCCAGGCTGCGCCACGGGGCGCCGGAGGTGATCCCGGTCAACCGGGTCTGGTGGCTGCCCAAGGAGGACCTGAAGCGGTCCTGGAAGCCCTGGCTGCGCGGCGCGGCGCTGGGCTTCCCGCTCGGCGCGGTGCCTGCGGGCGGCCCGGTGATCTCCACCTTCCTGTCCTACGCGGTGGAGAAGAAGCTGGCGAAGAAGCCGGAGGAGTTCGGCAAGGGCGCGATCGAGGGCGTGGCCGGGCCGGAGGCCGCGAACAACGCGGGCGCGGCCGGCATGCTGGTCCCGCTGCTCACCCTGGGCCTGCCCACCTCGGCCACCGCCGCGGTGATGCTGGCCGCCTTCGGCAGCTACAGCATCGAACCGGGCCCGCTGCTGTTCCAGAGCCAGCCGCTGCTGGTCTGGACGCTGATCGCCTCGCTGTACCTGGGCAACGTGATGCTGCTCGTCCTGAACCTGCCACTGGTCGGCATCTGGGTGAAGATCCTGCGCATCCCGCGGCCGTACCTGTACGCGGGCATCCTGGTCTGCGCCTCGCTCGGGGCCTACGCGGGCAGCCAGCAGTACTCGGGGCTGCTGGTGCTGCTGGCCCTCGGCGTGCTGGGGCTGGCCATGCGGCGCTACGGCTGGCCGGTGCTGCCGGCCATCCTCGGGCTGGTGCTCGGGCCGATCGCGGAGGAGAACCTGCGCAAGGCGCTGCAGGTCAGCCAGGGTGATCCGGCCACGCTGCTGGCCAGCCCGTTCGCCAAGATCGTGCTCGGGCTGGCCCTGCTGAGCATGCTGGCCCCGCTGCTGCTGCGCGGCCTGAAGGCGCTGCGCGCCCGGCCTGCCGGGGTCAGTTGA